The DNA region GACAGGGAAGACTTGCCACCAGGGCTCAGGCACCACGGACTTCGCTATAATATCCCGAGCGTAGTATCAGTCGTCTCGTCTGTCTGAGTCAAGAGATGCCAAATAAACGCAAGGGTACGGCGGGGTTCCATAGGGCACCGGCGAATAACGCAACGCGAGCCCCAATTTCTGACGGCTTGCAACCCAACTGATTGATCATCTGATTTTGTCAGGCCTTTCACATACTCAGGCAGCAGAATGGAGACTGGATCTGGAAGAAAAAAGGTCTCAAACTTAGATTATCGTTCGTTCTTCTCTAAGAACAGCTCAAGAGATACTTCAGTGAGCAAACTACCGATGATTGAAGAGAAGTAAGTTGGCGGGACACTGGGCGCCCGCTTCGTCTCGAGAGGAGACCGACTATCAGACTACAGGTAATCATTGATCAGAATATAGTCGAACTACCGTATACTGTTAGCGGATCTTTGTCTGATAATCAAGCTATTCGCAATAAGGACGTGTCGCCCCTTTTCGCGGCATGCGTAGATTATTGGCTACACTACGTACATAGCATTGGCCAGCGACCATCTCATAGCCCGACGAGCAAATAAACGGACCGCAGTCTCAGGGTCGCTATACAGAGTAAAGAGGTCGACTGAATGATAGGGGTTATTAGTTAGCTAAATTTATCGCTAGCCTCCTTCTTTCCTTAGTTAGGAAACTAGGGGCCTACATGTACCTATAAAGATCCCCTTAGCAGTACTCTGGAGGGTCATTAGTGTCCTAGGGTGGACTATTGTAGGGTTTGCTGAGGTGGTCCGCTACAGGAGTCCTCTACTCTAATATCTGAAGCCTTTAAGGTTTAGGCTACTAGTCGTGCCCTGCTAGGCTTGTGGCACGCAGGCTAGTCCTAAATGTATGCAAGCTGTATGTCACGAGTTAGAGCACACAGTAAGGCATAGGAGAATAGGGGAGAAAGATGCTTATTCTATATAAGGTGAAGAGAATGACATGTAGTCTGATTATATACATCTGACCACGTGAAATGGCACGTGAGGGGACTGATTCGCGGAGCTCTGATAAACGAGGGTATTTCTGTGACACTGTATTACTCAAGAGGAAGCGTCTCTACAAGACTCAGAGTGCGTAGACCTACAACAGGAAACATTTAGAAATTACCTATCTGTTCAGATAATGAAGAAGTCGGTAGaatttttatttatttattaaagaGGGGGGTAAGTACAGACAAAAGGGGCCCAATGGCTAATGGCTATGGCACGCAGATAGCGCGAGGATGGCTCTGACAACAGTGTAGGATGAAATAAGGCTTGTTTGTAAACGAGATGCTTCAAAAGGGCGGTCTTTTACAATCTTGACTATTGCTACACGGAACGAATCAGGGCGGAAAATTATTCAACTCTGAGTTTATCTCGTCGACATCAACTTCGTTACTAATATGCTCTGCTGCTTTAGACAACCACGTACTTGGTCTTCTTTTAGAAAAAGTCTAGAGGATTGACAGATCGGGGGAGAATCTCACAGTTTTGGAATCGGTGCTAGCGGATGAGGAGATACCATGCTGAGAATGTTCGTTTGAACTGACGGAACAAGTGGTCGTGCGTCATCCTGTGCTGTCCTTGAAAGAAATCTGCGGTGATTCAGTCACGTCATCTGGAACTGACGCGTCTTGAGAGTGCCTTGTCGATAAATTGTTAAGTAGGCCACGCACGCGATGCTGTGGGGTCGTCAGCACCGGGGTTCTCATTACGCATCCCACTTGGGCCTGACGGCAACGGATGAAATCGATAAGTTTCTGACCTAAAAAATAAAACAATACTAGAGATGCCGGATGACTCACGCCTTGAAATCCCCTCAACAGGCTAGCGCCCCGGGAAATCATGCCACGCATTTTTTCTACATGTTCATCATCTGGGCATTGGCGAATAGGACGAGGCCTCTCCTGCACGTCCCCTTAGTGATGCAAAAATTAGGTTGCCATAGACTGGCGTTAGCGCAGTCGTAATTGCTTACCCGTTTAGGAAATCTCGAGGCCTACGCAACGCAAATGAAGTCGACGAATCGCAAGGTAACGGCGGGACCGCACAGCTCGTCTGGGCCCCACATCATCCTGGCCCGAGCAACTCGTGCCTTGTTCGGAGCCAACACTAATAATGTCTTCGGAGGCCAAGATATAAACGCTCAGGTGAGCTGTTCTGGTAGACCTATGTAGAGCACATTCAATCATCGGATCCTACTATCACAGTGATTGTCCAAAGATCGCTAGCACCCAGCCATGATGCCCATCGAAAACGCCCTGCCGCCATCTCGCCGAGGTCAGAAGGGCATCCGGTCAGACATGATGACCGACCTTAGGAAGAGATTGGAAGAAAACCCTTACGACCTCGAAAAGAACCCCAAAGGCATAATCGACCTCGGATCTGCTGTCAACGACCTAATGCTTGATGACCTGTCCGGGTGGACAAAACGGAACATCAAGAAAGGCCAGCTGAAGAGCAGTGAGTATCCATCACATTGGTCCCATTCCCTCCTCAGATGGACTGACTTCTGTCGAGCTCCTGGCTGTAAAGATCAACAGGACCACCCAAGCCTACCGAAAGTCGCTGCTGATTTTATGAACGAACACTTTCGAGTCCGCCTCCCACTTACCAGCGACAACATTCTGGCGGCGAACGGTGTGACGACAATACTGGACAGCCTCATCTACAACATCACCAATGAAGGAGACACAATCCTCATCCCCACACCCAGTTACGGCATGTTTGCCCAGGACGTCTGGACAAGGAACGGCGTACGTGTCGTCGAAGTACCATGTGACGACATCCACGAAGAGCGGTTCTGGGGCCCCCCACCACAAGATGACAGCCCCGTCCAGACCCCAGAAGTGGTCAGGCGTCTTGAGGTCGCGATAGAGGACGAGCTGAGCCGGAAAGGCAGAGTCGGAGGCATCGTCCTGGTCAACCCCGACAACCCGCTGGGCCGATGTTACGCCGCCCACGTGCTGCTGCAAGTGTCGCAGCTTTGCGCAAGGCACAAGATTCATCTGATCGTTGATGAGATATACGCAATCAGCGCTGGGGATCGCTTTTCAAGCGTCTTGAGCCTCGGTCTTGACGTCAACTTCAGAAACGTCCATGTCCTCTGGGGTCTAAGCAAGGTCAGCGGGGGAACCATTACTGTATCCCAAACTCACCCTCTGGCATGTACTAACTACTCCATTGCAGGATTTCGGTCTCAGTGATCTCAGGGTCGGCTTTCTGGCAACGTACAATTCGCAGGTTTAcgaggcgatgagggcgtTAACGTGAGTTGCGACTCTTGAACTGCGAGAGCCTCGTTTCCGAACTCACGACTGACGAAATTCAGCATGTTTGGGCAGGTGTCGTCCTTCAGTGCAACAGTGGCAGCGACTCTGTTGTCTGACACAAAGTACCTGAGGAACCACTACCTACCGTCattccgccgccgcctggacAAGAGACGAAAGATGGTCGAGGAGACACTCGATAACTATGAGATCCCACACGTCAAGCCAGAAGCtggcttcttcgtcttcgttgACCTGTTCAAGTGGGTGGAGCTGTACCTCCAGAAGCACGGCAAGGGGGGCGACTTGGCTTTCCTCGAGTACTTGATGAAGCAGCGCGTCTTCCTCGAGCCCGGCCAGGTGCGTTTTGACCGAGACGGGGCACCAATTACAACAAGAGCAGTCCCGCTGACCTCGAAATGTGACACAGGCACTCTTCTCCCAACGGACCGGCTGGTTCCGGCTCAACTTtggcggcgagaaggagagttTCAAGCTGGGCCTCCAGAGACTCCTGCACTGCCTGAGGTTGCTCGACGGCCAAGAGCACCATGAACCTTTCACCCAGGCCCCGGAACTGTATTTTCCGCCACCAAAAGCGATGGCCCATTTCCTGGCTGTGTAAGAAAGAGATGGCTGCAAGgtcggccggccggcctaGCGGCAACTCATCGCTTGAATCAAGCGTGAGTTCTGCCAGCCGATGTGCATGGCGCATTGCCCCACCTTTCGCGTTTTGATGGTTTCAGCGATTGGTGGAACTGGCTGGTGGATCGATGGTCCTGACCGAGTCGCCGGGTATTCTTTTGTCTAGGATTTGTCCCATCTTTCGGGTTCGTCCTGTTTCGCGTCGATCTCGAACCTGAGGGCCGAAACGTGTGATCAACGTTCAGGATAACTTTAAATAAGTCGCACCTGCCCTAGAAGTGGAACGTACTTGGGGACTTGGCTGGGCGTGTCTGGGTATCTTTGGTACAAAAATAGTCGTAGAAGAATCAACGTAGACGAATCCCCTTTGATGCTCTGTGTGCCAAGGCCATCATGGctaaaaaataaaaaaaataaaaaaatgAAAACACGATTACTGAAACTCACCACTGTCACTACCTCCATTATCAAGATCAAACGGACACCAGAGAAAAGAGATTGTCCGGTCAAAGTGTCAAAGCTGTCAAGTTGCAACCCGCGCCAGCCATCAGCTTCGAACGCCTGGAAGACTTGACTCGAGTTGCGGAGTTCGTGTTTTACCTGCATGTTACTATAACGCTCGTTCTAGTGCGCGCGTCGCATATCCGACTTCTGGAAGACTTGACTCGGGTTGCGGAGTTCGTGTTTTACTTGTATGTTACTATGACTCTCGCTCTAGTGCGAGCGTCGCATATCCGACGCCCAGGATGGGCACCCTTTGCCCTTTGCAGGGATAGACCGGCGATGATTCATGTTGACCCGAGATATCTTTACTCTCCTCAAAACAACAGTTCGGCGTGCTTCGTATCACGAATCAGCGTGTAACTCTCCAGTAACGTAGCTGTATAAATACCAtggggcggcgagggctgCCAAGTATCATCGTCCCAGTCCATCTCTGCATTACATCATTCTACCAATTCAAACCTCAAAACATCGCCATCATGCGTCTCCCTGCAATCCTCAGCTTGTTGTCATTCCTACTCTCGGTTGCCGTTGCGCAGCGCGGCCAGGGAGGTATGTACCTTGACGTTCCGTTGCCCATGTCCAAATTTATTCCACAACAGTCTTGCTGACAGTACGATTACGCAGGCGAATGTAGGAATGACGCCGACTGTATTAGATGTGTAGGCGGTGTCACGCCTTTGTTTTGTAAGAGTATGTGCCCTTCCGCCGGTGCCGTGCTGCTCCCAACTCTTTTTCAACGCGCAGTAGCTAATGCGCAGTTTCAAAGCCGACGACACTTCGACGACAGGCAAGAGATGCGCAGTTGCCAGCCCCCCGTGCCAACCATTTTGAAAGAAAGAGACGAAGGCACTCGACTAGGATTGACTGGATGGGCACATCAGCACCAGTCACAGGAAAGAGCCGACTTATCTTCAGGCCTTTGTCATCGCTGGCGTTAGGAGAAAAGATCTTTTTGAAAGTCAAAAGGGGATTGAGAATGGAGTTTTATCCATGAATGGTACCAGCCTGGCGAGCAGAGGTTTTATGTTTACTTCAATATAAGAATCAAGTATCTTGTTAGACTTCACGTCGAAAGCACGATCCTCGTTTCTTGTGGCGCGAAACAACCATGGAGATGGTGCTACGTAGTTGTTGACAAATAAAATCACAACTAGAATAAAATCTCCTGTTGCAACGTCAAAACAACGGCGAGTCTCATGCCTTCGATTTAGCAAAGTGGCATACGCCTCGAACATCACTCAGATGCCAGCGTTTCCGGCTAATTCTTTGCGGCTTTCGAGATGAAGGCTTTTGTGATAGTTGTGAAGCTTGATGTTTATGATACTAGGCGATTTAGATCATCCCCGAAACTCAAGACCAATTATAATTATCTAATTTCTCTTTTGTTGGGTAAGGTTTCGACAACTCTCAACCTTAACCCGACACCATCTCCCTACCTCTCCCTCATCGCATTCACCGCCCAACATAGAGTCCCCATCCTCCTTTTCACCTGGCCCAATGCTCTCTCGGCACTATTGCAGCTTGAAAAATGGCGTCATCAAAACTGCGGCCGTTGAACCGTGTTTCCTCCGCGCTCGATTCCCCCACGCGATGCCCAGCCGTCACCCTGTCCCGCCAAGACCTTGCCCAGCACACCGGAAGCTCATCTCACCACTCAGCGATGTTTCCGTGTTCGCCCACGCCACGGGGATCGCGACAAGCAAAAGCCAAGGATTGGTACCAAGAGACGCCATCACCACGTCGCCTTGGACAAGCCTGCTTGGCGGTGCGGGGAAGGCTGGTCTTTCTGTCAATAAAAATCATCGGTCTGCAGATGTGATTCCGGTCAGAATGAGACGGAGCAGTCGAAATTGGTCTCGTGGTCCTTTTCCGACGGAAAGAAGACCGAAGTGCTTATAAGCGGCCAGCCGCTCAAAGAACTCTCGACGTCGCTCTCAACATCACCCCGCTGGCTTCGGTCTCGACTCCTCGCATTTGCCGTCTTCCACCCATCCAAGCAAACCGAGGCAAGGTTGCCTACTGACACATGATGGAATCTTCTAAAGATCAAAAGCAAGTAGAAAAGAACAAGGAGCCTGTCTTTGTACCAGATGATGTGGAGGTGGCTCTGAAGGTATCCCCGGAGGCTCGTGACTATTCAGGAGCGCACGCAAAGAGTGACCCGGCCGAGATCGCTTTGGTGCGACGCCTTGATTGGATGATTATGCCCATTCTGTGGTATGTAGACGTGTCCCACGCTGTGTATTCTTTACTACAAGAGAGAATCCCTCTTACAGGGAAATTACTTCGGCATAAATGCTGATTATGTGGCGATAGGGGCATGTACTGGCTCAACTACCTGGTAAGAGTGTCTAGAGACCCGGGTTTTCATGCTGGCTCTGGCTAACGTTTGGAACTAAGGACCGCAATGCCATTGCACTCGCTAGACTAAACACCCTCGAAGAAGACCTCAACCTCTCGTCCACGGAATACCAGACCTGCGtctccatcctcttcgtcggctACGTCATTGTCGGCATCCCCGCCAACATGGTTGTGACCCGCGTCCGACCCAGCCTGTGGATGAGTTCCTGCATGGCTATCTGGGCCATCATCAGCGCCCTCACCGCCGTCAGCCACAATTACACAGGCCTTCTGCTCACCCGTTTCTTCCTTGGCATCACCGAGGCTCCGTACTACCCCGGCGCGCTCTACGTCCTCGCCACCTTCTACACCCGCAAAGAGCTGGCAACGCGAATCTCGATCCTCTACACTGGCAACATCCTAGCAACCGCCTTTGCGGGTCTAATTGCCTTGGGCATCTTCCAAATGC from Colletotrichum higginsianum IMI 349063 chromosome 4, whole genome shotgun sequence includes:
- a CDS encoding Aminotransferase class I and II; this encodes MMPIENALPPSRRGQKGIRSDMMTDLRKRLEENPYDLEKNPKGIIDLGSAVNDLMLDDLSGWTKRNIKKGQLKSSEYPSHWSHSLLRWTDFCRAPGCKDQQDHPSLPKVAADFMNEHFRVRLPLTSDNILAANGVTTILDSLIYNITNEGDTILIPTPSYGMFAQDVWTRNGVRVVEVPCDDIHEERFWGPPPQDDSPVQTPEVVRRLEVAIEDELSRKGRVGGIVLVNPDNPLGRCYAAHVLLQVSQLCARHKIHLIVDEIYAISAGDRFSSVLSLGLDVNFRNVHVLWGLSKDFGLSDLRVGFLATYNSQVYEAMRALTMFGQVSSFSATVAATLLSDTKYLRNHYLPSFRRRLDKRRKMVEETLDNYEIPHVKPEAGFFVFVDLFKWVELYLQKHGKGGDLAFLEYLMKQRVFLEPGQALFSQRTGWFRLNFGGEKESFKLGLQRLLHCLRLLDGQEHHEPFTQAPELYFPPPKAMAHFLAV